The following proteins are encoded in a genomic region of Brachypodium distachyon strain Bd21 chromosome 1, Brachypodium_distachyon_v3.0, whole genome shotgun sequence:
- the LOC100836682 gene encoding phospholipid-transporting ATPase 1, with protein MAEDHGSSRNMSMSMSQKELGDEDARAVRVGDAARTNERLEFAGNAVRTAKYSPFTFLPRNLFEQFHRLAYVYFLAIAVLNQLPQLAVFGRGASVMPLAFVLTVTAVKDAYEDWRRHRADRAENNRLAAVLSTVPGAGAAEYVPTKWKDVRVGDIVRVAANESPPADMVLLATSDTTGVAYVQTLNLDGESNLKTRYAKQETLTTRVEHLAGAAVIRCERPNRNIYGFQANLELQEESRRIPLGPSNIVLRGCDLKNTAWAVGVVVYAGRETKAMLNNAGTPTKRSRLETHMNRETLFLSGILIVLCSLVAALSGVWLRTHATQLELAQFFHKKDYLNSDKENSNYNYYGIAAQIVFNFLMAVIVFQIMIPISLYISMELVRLGQAYFMIRDARLYDASSDSRFQCRALNINEDLGQVKCIFSDKTGTLTQNKMEFRCASIDGVDYSDITRQRPVEGDLAWVPKVPVNVDREVMALVRNVGATEQGRYTREFFIALATCNTIVPLILDGPDPKKKVIDYQGESPDEQALVSAAAAYGFVLVERTSGHIVIDVLGEKQRFDVLGLHEFDSDRKRMSVIIGCPDKTVKLFVKGADSSMFGIIDKTLNPDVVQATEKHLHSYSSVGLRTLVIGVRELTQTEFLEWQMAYERASTALLGRGNLLRSVAANIERNMRLLGASGIEDKLQDGVPEAIEKLRQAEIKVWVLTGDKQETAISIGYSCKLLTQDMTQIVINSNSRESCRRSLDDAISMVHKLRSLSTDSQSRVPLALIIDGNSLVYIFDDTEREEKLFEVAIACDVVLCCRVAPLQKAGIVDLIKKRTSDMTLAIGDGANDVSMIQMADVGIGISGQEGRQAVMASDFAMGQFRFLVPLLLVHGHWNYQRMGYMILYNFYRNATFVFVLFWYVLYTGFTLTTAITEWSSVLYSVIYTAVPTIVVAILDKDLSRRTLLKYPQLYGAGQREENYNLRLFIYIMMDSVWQSLAVFFIPYLAYRKSAIDSASLGDLWTLSVVILVNIHLAMDVIRWTWITHAAIWGSIVATWICVIVIDSIPILPGFWAIYKVMGTGLFWALLLAVIVVGMIPHFAAKAIREHFIPNDIQIAREMEKLKHSHELTHPEVQMSTFAQS; from the exons ATGGCCGAGGACCACGGATCGTCGCGGAACATGTCGATGTCGATGTCGCAAAAGGAGCTGGGCGACGAGGACGCGCGGGCAGTGCGCGTGGGCGACGCGGCGCGCACGAACGAGCGGCTCGAGTTCGCCGGGAACGCCGTGCGCACCGCCAAGTACTCGCCCTTCACCTTCCTGCCCCGCAACCTGTTCGAGCAGTTCCACCGCCTCGCATACGTATACTtcctcgccatcgccgtccTCAACCAGCTGCCCCAgctcgccgtcttcggccgcgGCGCCTCCGTCATGCCCCTCGCCTTCGTCCTCACTGTCACCGCCGTCAAGGACGCCTACGAGGactggcgccgccaccgcgccgaccgcgccgagAATAACCGCCTCGCCGCTGTCCTGTCCACCGTCCCCGGCGCGGGCGCCGCAGAATATGTCCCGACCAAGTGGAAAGACGTCCGCGTCGGCGACATCGTGCGCGTCGCTGCCAACGAGTCGCCCCCCGCGGACATGGTGCTCCTCGCCACCAGCGACACCACGGGCGTCGCCTACGTGCAGACGCTCAACCTTGACGGTGAGTCCAACCTCAAGACTCGCTATGCCAAGCAGGAAACGCTTACCACGCGGGTCGAGCATCTCGCGGGCGCCGCGGTCATCCGGTGCGAGCGCCCGAACCGCAACATCTACGGCTTCCAGGCCAACCTGGAGCTCCAGGAGGAGAGCCGCCGGATACCGCTCGGCCCGTCCAACATCGTGCTGCGCGGCTGCGACCTCAAGAACACGGCCTGGGCCGTCGGCGTCGTGGTGTACGCGGGGCGCGAGACCAAGGCGATGCTCAACAACGCCGGCACGCCCACCAAGCGCAGCCGCCTCGAGACGCACATGAACCGCGAGACGCTCTTCCTCTCCGGGATCCTCATCGTGCTCTGCTCGCTCGTGGCCGCGCTCTCGGGCGTCTGGCTGCGCACCCACGCCACGCAGCTCGAGCTCGCGCAGTTCTTCCACAAGAAAGACTACCTCAACAGCGACAAGGAGAACAGCAACTACAACTACTACGGCATCGCGGCGCAGATCGTCTTCAACTTCCTCATGGCGGTCATCGTCTTCCAGATCATGATACCTATCTCGCTCTACATCTCCATGGAGCTCGTCAGACTCGGGCAGGCCTACTTCATGATTCGGGATGCGAGGCTGTACGACGCGTCGTCAGACTCGAGGTTCCAGTGCAGAGCTCTCAACATTAACGAAGACCTGGGCCAGGTTAAGTGCATCTTCTCTGATAAAACCGGCACGCTCACGCAGAACAAGATGGAGTTCCGGTGTGCAAGCATCGACGGCGTCGATTACAGTGACATCACGCGGCAGCGACCTGTCG AGGGTGATCTGGCTTGGGTGCCAAAGGTGCCGGTTAACGTCGACAGAGAGGTGATGGCGCTGGTGAGGAATGTGGGTGCTACCGAGCAAGGGAGGTATACCAGAGAGTTCTTCATTGCGCTGGCAACGTGCAACACTATTGTTCCCTTGATCCTTGATGGCCCTGATCCGAAGAAGAAGGTGATCGACTACCAAGGCGAATCACCGGATGAGCAGGCACTGGTTTCTGCCGCCGCTGCGTATGGTTTTGTGCTTGTTGAGCGAACCTCCGGGCACATCGTGATCGACGTCCTCGGTGAGAAACAGAG GTTTGATGTTCTTGGTCTTCATGAGTTCGACAGCGATCGCAAGAGGATGTCTGTTATAATTGGCTGTCCTGACAAGACTGTGAAACTGTTTGTAAAAGGTGCAGATAGTTCCATGTTCGGAATCATTGACAAAACACTGAATCCAGATGTTGTTCAGGCAACTGAGAAGCATCTCCATTCATATTCGTCAGTCGGCTTGCGAACACTTGTTATTGGTGTCCGGGAACTTACCCAGACAGAGTTTCTGGAGTGGCAAATGGCTTATGAGAGGGCTAGCACTGCATTACTAGGAAGAGGGAACCTCCTACGCAGTGTGGCCGCCAACATTGAACGGAATATGCGCCTATTAGGAGCCTCTGGTATTGAAGACAAGCTGCAAGATGGAGTGCCTGAAGCAATTGAAAAACTGAGGCAAGCTGAGATTAAGGTTTGGGTCCTGACAGGTGACAAACAAGAAACTGCCATTTCCATTGGCTACTCCTGCAAGCTTTTGACACAGGACATGACACAGATTGTAATCAATAGTAACTCAAGAGAGTCATGTAGAAGGAGTCTAGATGATGCAATCTCCATGGTTCACAAGCTTCGGTCATTATCGACAGACTCTCAGTCTAGAGTGCCCCTAGCTTTGATTATCGATGGTAACAGCCTCGTATACATTTTTGATGACACGGAACGGGAGGAGAAG CTTTTTGAAGTCGCGATAGCTTGTGATGTTGTTCTATGTTGTCGAGTGGCTCCCCTACAGAAGGCTGGCATTGTTGATTTAATAAAGAAGCGAACAAGTGACATGACTCTAGCTATTGGAGATG GAGCAAATGATGTATCAATGATTCAAATGGCCGATGTTGGAATTGGCATCAGTGGGCAAGAGGGAAGGCAGGCTGTTATGGCCTCAGATTTTGCCATGGGGCAATTCAGATTTCTGGTCCCTCTGTTGTTGGTTCATGGTCACTGGAACTACCAGAGAATGGGCTACATGATCCTATACAACTTTTACAGAAATGCTACTTTTGTCTTTGTGCTTTTCTG GTATGTACTTTACACTGGTTTCACCTTGACAACAGCAATAACCGAGTGGAGCAGTGTGTTATATTCTGTTATATATACTGCTGTCCCAACTATTGTTGTCGCCATTCTCGACAAGGATCTGAGTCGGAGGACATTGCTGAAATATCCCCAACTCTATGGCGCAGGGCAGCGCGAGGAGAATTACAACCTAAGGCTATTCATTTACATTATGATGGACTCAGTCTGGCAGAGCCTTGCGGTTTTCTTCATCCCTTACCTTGCATACAGAAAGAGCGCAATCGATAGCGCTAGCCTGGGGGACCTGTGGACACTGTCAGTTGTTATTCTTGTCAACATTCACCTTGCAATGGATGTCATCAGATGGACCTGGATCACACATGCAGCAATATGGGGCAGTATTGTGGCGACATGGATTTGCGTCATCGTCATAGACTCCATACCAATCTTGCCCGGTTTCTG GGCAATCTACAAGGTGATGGGGACTGGATTGTTTTGGGCATTGCTGCTTGCGGTGATTGTGGTTGGAATGATCCCTCATTTTGCCGCGAAGGCCATCAGGGAGCATTTCATCCCTAATGACATTCAGATTGcgagggagatggagaagtTGAAGCATTCCCATGAGCTCACTCATCCAGAAGTTCAGATGAGCACATTCGCTCAATCGTAG
- the LOC100842410 gene encoding phospholipid-transporting ATPase 1 has product MRPDRPFLPPPHPSLPQATAADMELPARLPSPILKHSPSASAMTSRSLRDTSSVTFAADSIRSRSSKPEFISTSPYSSFESESFRTARTSRPSASVVSRSSTRRSASERAGGSQRDLRDEDARFVYINDEPRTNAPPATFPDNSVHTTKYSVLTFLPRNLYEQFHRVAYVYFLILAALNQVPQLGVFSPAASVMPLAIVLSVTAVKDAYEDWRRHRSDKKENNRTACVLDPADGVFRPKRWKEMQAGDVVRVVADETMPCDMVLLSTSDPTGVAYVQTINLDGESNLKTRYAKQETMLRTTPPEALAGAVIKCEKPNRNIYGFLATVDLDGRRAVSLGTSNIMLRGCELKNTAWAIGVAVYTGRDTKVMLNSSGAPSKRSRLDMHMNRETIALAVILVILCSVVSLLAGIWLGDHDDMLGVIPFFRKYDYSNDRQGVGKYNWYGTGAQVAFTFMSAVMLFQVMIPIALFISMEIVRVGQAYFMVQDKHMFDQQRQARFQCRALNINEDLGQIKYVFSDKTGTLTENRMEFRCASVHGRDFSDTDGGQEDGHAVLADGVVLRPKTAVKTDEKLLAMLKDGTGAKAGRARDFFLALATCNTIVPIVQDAADDPAAKLVEYQGESPDEQALVYAAAAYGHTLVERTSGHIIVHVFGTRQRYGTHPSTLGVPIWP; this is encoded by the exons ATGCGACCGGACCGGCCattcctgccgccgccacatcCATCGCTGCCGCAAGCAACGGCAGCGGACATGGAGTTGCCCGCCAGGCTGCCGTCGCCGATACTGAAGCACTCGCCGTCAGCCTCGGCGATGACGTCGAGGTCGCTGCGGGACACGTCGTCGGTCACCTTCGCAGCCGACAGTATCCGGTCGCGCTCCTCCAAGCCAGAATTCATTTCCACCTCGCCGTACTCGTCGTTCGAGTCCGAGAGCTTCCGGACCGCCCGGACGTCGAGGCCGTCCGCCAGCGTCGTCTCGCGGTCATCCACGAGACGGTCCGCGTCCGAGCGCGCCGGCGGCTCGCAGCGCGACCTCCGCGACGAGGACGCGCGCTTCGTGTACATCAACGACGAGCCGCGCACGaacgcgccgccggccacgtTCCCGGACAACTCCGTCCACACGACCAAGTACTCCGTGCTCACCTTCCTCCCGCGGAACCTCTACGAGCAGTTCCACCGGGTGGCCTACGTCTACTTCCTCATCCTGGCGGCGCTGAACCAGGTCCCGCAGCTGGGCGTCTTCTCCCCGGCCGCGTCCGTCATGCCGCTGGCGATCGTGCTGTCCGTGACGGCCGTCAAGGACGCGTACGAGGACTGGAGGCGGCACCGGTCCGACAAGAAGGAGAACAACCGCACGGCGTGCGTGCTGGACCCCGCGGACGGCGTGTTCCGGCCCAAGCGGTGGAAGGAGATGCAGGCCGGGGACGTGGTGCGCGTCGTGGCCGACGAGACGATGCCGTGCGACATGGTGCTGCTGTCCACGAGCGACCCAACCGGCGTGGCCTACGTCCAGACCATCAACCTCGACGGCGAGTCCAACCTCAAGACGCGCTACGCCAAGCAGGAGACCATGCTGCGCACCACGCCGCCCGAGGCGCTCGCGGGGGCCGTCATCAAGTGCGAGAAGCCCAACCGCAACATCTACGGCTTCCTCGCCACGGTCGACCTcgacggccgccgcgccgtctccctcgGCACGTCCAACATAATGCTCCGTGGCTGCGAGCTCAAGAACACGGCCTGGGCCATCGGCGTCGCCGTGTACACCGGCCGGGACACCAAGGTCATGCTCAACAGCTCCGGCGCGCCCTCCAAGCGGAGCCGCCTCGACATGCACATGAACCGTGAGACCATCGCTCTCGCCGTCATCCTGGTGATCCTCTGCTCCGTCGTGTCTCTCCTCGCCGGCATCTGGCTGGGCGACCATGACGACATGCTCGGCGTCATCCCGTTCTTCCGCAAGTACGATTACTCCAACGATCGCCAAGGAGTCGGCAAGTACAACTGGTACGGCACGGGCGCGCAGGTGGCGTTCACGTTCATGAGCGCCGTGATGCTGTTCCAGGTGATGATCCCCATCGCGCTATTCATATCCATGGAGATCGTCAGGGTGGGACAGGCCTACTTCATGGTGCAGGACAAGCACATGTTCGACCAGCAGAGGCAGGCCAGGTTCCAATGCCGGGCGCTCAACATCAACGAGGACCTGGGGCAGATCAAGTACGTCTTCTCCGACAAGACCGGCACGCTCACGGAGAACCGGATGGAGTTCCGCTGCGCCAGCGTGCACGGCCGCGACTTCAGCGACACCGATGGCGGCCAGGAGGACGGACATGCCGTGCTAG CGGACGGCGTGGTCCTGAGGCCGAAGACGGCGGTGAAGACGGACGAGAAACTGCTGGCAATGCTCAAGGACGGGACGGGCGCCAAGGCCGGCCGCGCCCGGGACTTCTTCCTCGCGCTGGCCACCTGCAACACCATCGTGCCCATCGTCCAGGACGCGGCCGACGACCCGGCGGCGAAGCTGGTGGAGTACCAGGGCGAGTCGCCGGACGAGCAGGCGCTGGTgtacgccgccgcggcgtACGGGCACACGCTCGTGGAGCGCACCTCCGGGCACATCATCGTACACGTGTTCGGCACCAGGCAAAGGTATGGAACACATCCCTCGACCCTCGGCGTACCCATCTGGCCATAA